tactcatgaccagagccctattccctatatagtgcactactttagaccagagccctattccctatatagtgcactacttctgaccagagccctattccctatatagtgcactactcatgaccagagccctattccctatatagtgcactactcatgaccagagccctattccctatatagtgcactactttagaccagagccctattccctatatagtgcactactcatgaccagagccctattccctatatagtgcactactcatgaccagagccctattccctatatagtgcactacttatgaccagagccctattccctatatagtgcactactcatgaccagagccctattcctatatagtgcactacttcatgaccagagccctattccctatatagtgcactactcatgaccagagccctattccctatatagtgcactactcatgaccagagccctattccctatatagtgcactactcatgACCAGAGCCTCTGAAATGGGCGATGGTGTAATGAATTGTTAATCAAAGTAATCTGTCTTACTCATTGATCTAGCTGTGTAATATAACCCTCTGGTGAAAGCGGTCTTCTGACCACAatgggttaaataaaaacatttatgaATTAAACTGACCAGGCTCTGAGACGAGGGGTCCGGCAGGTCCCAGCGCAGCTCCacctcatcctcctccacccgTAGTACATGCAGACCAGAGGGAggcaacaggtctgggaacagtgatAAAAATAGCATTGGTTATTTCTACCACAAAGAAGAGACTTGGTATTGATTAATTGATACATTTAATTGAATTTATGGGTTTCTTGAATAATACCCCAATAAGATAATTGATAGTCGTTAGGATAGCTGAATtgactctcacctctctcacagtCCTTGCCTGTGTGACCCACTTTGCAAGTACAGCTGTAGTTCCCTTTCCTGTCACTATGGCAGAGGCCTCTGTTCCCACACGGCTGCAGTACACAGGGATTCTCCACTTAGGGGAGTCAGAGACCATCTGTCACCATGATGTGCTATTctgttaccaccaccaccaccaccacagtagaAGAgactgcatccaaaatggcaccacgggaggttggtggcaccataGCTGGGGAGGGAcgagctcgtggtaatggctggagcagaataggtggaatggtatgaAAAACATCGAACACGGGTTTCCATGGTTTCCGTTCCATGGTTTCCGTGGTTTCCGTGGTTTCCGTGTGTTTGTCGCCGTTCCATTCACTCCgtcccagccattattatgagccgtcctcccctcagcagccgccactgaatggcaccctattccctacatagggccctggtcaaaagtagtgcactatatagggaatagggtgccatagggccctggtcaaaagtagtgcactatataggggaatagggtgccatagggccctggtcaaaagtagtgcaccatagagggaatagggtgccatttcagactcgACCGGTATAGCTCTACTCACATGACTGGCAGCGGTCCCCCAAGAACccttctttacacacacacaggtagttgTTCCTGGAGCCCCGACACACACCGCCGTTCAAACAGGGGCTGGACTCACATCTGTCCTGCTCTGGAGACACAACACACTCAGAGACAGGAAGGATACATCTGTCCTGCTCTGGAGACACAACACACTCAGAGACAGGAAGGATACATCTGTCCTGCTCTGGAGACACAACACACTCAGAGACAGGAAGGATACAACTGGAATACGGctggagggatacaactggaatacggctggagggatacaactggaatacagctggagggatacaactggaaTACAGCTGGAGGGTTATAACTGGAATACAGctggagggatacaactggaatacagctggagggataacactggagggatacaactggaatacaactggagggatacaactggagggttacaactggaatacagctggagggatacaactggaatacagctggagggatacaactggaatacagctggagggatacagctggagggatacagctggaatacagctggagggatacaactgaaatacagctggagggatacaactggaatacagctggagggatacaactggaGGGATACAGCTGGAATACAGGGTGGAATACAACTGAAATACAGctggagggatacaactggaatacaactggagggatacaacttgagggatacaactggaatacaactggaatacagctggagggatacaactggaatacagctggagggatacaactggaatacagctggaaggatacaactggaatacagctggaaggatacaactggaatacagctggaatacagctggagggatacaactggaatacaactggagggatacaactggaatacagctggagggatacaactgaaatacagctggagggatacaactggaatacaactggagggatacaactggaaTACAACTGGAGGGATAACActggagggatacaactggaggaatacaactggaatacagctggagggatacaactggaatacagctggagggatacaactggaaaacagctggagggatacaactggaatacaattggagggatacaactggaaTACAACTGGAGGGATAACACTGGAGGGATACAACTGTAGGGATACAACTGGAATACAGctggagggatacaactggaaaacagctggagggatacaactggagggatacaactggaatacagctggagggatacaactggagggatacaactggaatacagctggagggatacaactggagggatacaactggaatacagctggagggatacaactggaatacagctggagggatacaactggaatacagctggagggatacaactggaatacagctggagggatacaactggaatacagctggagggatacaactggaatacaactggagggatacaactggaattcagctggagggatacaactggaaaacagctggagggatacaaccggagggatacaactggaatacagctggagggatacaactggagggatacaactggaat
The DNA window shown above is from Oncorhynchus gorbuscha isolate QuinsamMale2020 ecotype Even-year unplaced genomic scaffold, OgorEven_v1.0 Un_scaffold_14074, whole genome shotgun sequence and carries:
- the LOC124030697 gene encoding sushi, nidogen and EGF-like domain-containing protein 1; amino-acid sequence: MDECLSGPCKHGGTCEDQPGSYYCHCQHGFRGQDCEIEQDRCESSPCLNGGVCRGSRNNYLCVCKEGFLGDRCQSLENPCVLQPCGNRGLCHSDRKGNYSCTCKVGHTGKDCERDLLPPSGLHVLRVEEDEVELRWDLPDPSSQSL